CTTTTACAAGGTCCTTTTACTGACTCCTCCCTGTGCCCCTAGGTAACAGGTCTTATCCCAACTCAGCACCTCACAGACACTCCTAACACTTCatcatccacccccccccaccccccccaccccccgtccagCCTCTTGGTCTTGGCACCTGCTGTTCCCACTCCCTGGCACACTCTTCCCCCTAAATCGTTGCATGTTTTGGCTTTTGCTGGATTCCTGATGCATTGGCTATCTATCTTCTTCGGTGAGGCCTTCTCTGACTTCAGAAGTTTACCGGTTCCCTTCTTTCCCTATCTCCACTCTTCCCAGCATTTATCCGTGAGTTTATGGATGTGTCTGCTTCGGTATTTATTGCCTACTCACGTCCCCTCTCCCTCTATAAGCTGCTTTTAAGTCACTCTCTATTTCAGTCTACAGATACGaaaaactgagcctcagagaaaaGTAACCTGCCCAAGAGGGCCGCGCCAGTGCGCAGCTGGGGAGAGATTTGAAGTCCCTGGAGGGGGATCTGTTTGCAGCCAGCTGGCGAAGTGGGACAAAGGGGCTTCTGCGGTTACCTTTCTCCTGATGCTGCTGCCGCAGCTGCTCCCAGGTGTCGCCTTCGTCCTGCTCGCCGAAATAATGGTACTCGGGGGAGAACTGGGCAGGGGTCGCCAGCAGCAGGAGCATCAGAGGCGGCAGCAGTAAGTCCGCCGGGCTCCCGGCCATGCCGGACTCCAACCGACCCGGGCGCGCTCCAAGGAGGAGCTCCTCGCGGGCTGTTTGGTGCCCGCACTACCCCCGCCGGCGGTGGCAGTGGTCGGGGCCGGAGGCTCTGAGACTCGTCCCGCTGCCTGCAGGCGCGTGGACCCGGCcgtcttctctccccctcccctgcggTTGCAGTGGACCCGACCGCTGCACTCGTCCGCCCACCACTCCCCCGCCCTGTGCGTCATGGTTTCGGGCCGCGCATAAAAGGCACAGAGGCCGAGTGCGCTAGGTACTGAGAACGCGTGTTCGCGCGTCTGCGGTCCGTGCGTCCCGCTCGTACCCACGCAGGTATGGACCCCTGGAGGGCACGGGGCTCTGGGGAGCCCCCTTGGAGCAGCTCCGGCCGGGCCCAGGCCTCAGCTCTGCCGCCTTTGTTTTCCGCCCGCCGTAGTGCCTGCCTTTGTCCTTGCAGGGGAAACCGAGGCCTCGGCCTTGCAGTACAGGCCGCGTCGCCGAGCTCCCCGCCACCTTCTCGCGGGTCTCCTCCTGGAGCGGTGGGCTTGCGCTAGGGCGCTCAGGGCCGACACGCTAATGGAGGGGGCCCGGCGGCTGCGGCCCGGCCGGTAGTGCTGGTCAGGGGGCCGGGTCTCCCGCAGTCTCAAGGCCGCGCAGACCCGGCACCggggagggtgtgggggcagTGCTGCGGCCTCTGCCTCTCGGACTCAGTAACTGGGCCCAGCGCGCAGCGTGACCTTGGGAAGGGAGGACAAAGGGTCTCCCCGGGCGCACTGACCGGACTGGGGGTCTCAGCTTTCAGTCATGACCTCTGGCAAAGCGCACGTCGGAAAGCCCGCCCCGGACTTCCACGCCACCGCCGTGGTGGATGGCGCCTTCAAGGAGGTGAAGCTTTCCGATTACACAGGTGAGGGCGGCCGAGAGTGGGCCCAGGTCGGGGTGGGGCCCAGACCTTAGAGGCCTAATGCCTTGGctatctcctctccctcccccagggaaGTACTTGGTCCTCTTTTTCTACCCGCTGGACTTCACCTTTGTCTGCCCCACGGAGATCATCGCTTTCAGCGAGCGTGCTGAGGACTTCCGCAAGCTGGGCTGTGAGGTGCTGGGGGTCTCTGTCGACTCTCAGTTCACCCACCTGGCTTGGTATGAGCGGGcaccagcagggagggaggatgcATCTAAGTCTCCATCCTCCACAGGATCCCAGCTGTGTGTTCTAGTGGCTGTTACTCAACACctgtccctccctttccccaccttgaaaataatagaattggggcgcctgggtggcgcagtcggttaagcgtccgacttcagccaggtcgcgatctcgcggtccgtgagttcgagccccgcgtcaggctctgggctgatggctcggagcctggagcctgtttccgattctgtgtctccctctctctctctgcccctcccccgttcatgctctgtctctctctgtcccaaaaataaataaaaaacgtttaaaaaaaaaaaaaaaagaaaagaatagaattgaTGGACGCCCAAGTCCTTAATGATGATGGCAGTAATTAGCATTTGAAACCTAGTTGCTTGGCCCAGAGAGTTGGAGATGCTTTATCTCACTTAGGACCATACAGCCTCCCTTCCAGTAGTTATTTCAAACAGGTGGAAACTCCAGTTCTAGAGAGGGAAGGGCTGCGGCCCAGCACGGAGAGCTAGAGCGAGGATGGGGACTCTAAGGCAGGCCTTCTGCCccaagatgggggggggggggggatcatcCGCACATGTGAACACACTTTGCTGGAGCCTTGGCTTAGTCTTCCCAGATGTGGGAGACAGCCCCTGCCTCCTcttgagggtggggtgggtggggatcCTAGAGCCTTGCTCTAAAGCCCCTTATCGCTCGGTTCCAACACCGCCTCTCCAGCCTTTATCACACTCAGACACACAGGGGGACGACCCTGCTGTGCCAGGCCATCTTGAGGTGCCAGCCCTGTCTCCTCTACCCCTAGGATCAACACTCCCAGGAAGGAAGGGGGCTTGGGTCCCCTGAACATCCCCCTGCTGGCTGATGTAACCAGAAGTTTGTCTGAAGATTATGGCGTCCTGAAGGAAGATGAGGGCATTGCTTACAGGTAGTGTTTGGCCCTCAGGGAGCCCAGTCCTCAGGGTGAGGGGACTGCCCCCAGCTCTGTGGCCAGGAAGGAGCTGATAGTCCCTCCCCGGCCCCGGCAACGGGAGCTTCCAGCTCTTCACCACGAACCCTGGTATCTTCAGGGGCCTCTTTATCATCGATGGCAAGGGCGTCCTTCGCCAGATCACTGTCAATGATTTGCCTGTGGGGCGCTCGGTGGACGAAGCTCTGAGGCTGGTCCAGGCCTTCCAGTACACGGATGAGCATAGCGAAGGTGAGCAGACACACACATCCACCTGGGTCCAGACGCGGGTCCGTGCTCAGCCCTCACGCAGGCATTCACTGCCTGCTCTGTCACTTGTGTGGGACGGACGTGAGGGCCCCAAAGAGTCAGCTCAGGGTCTTGTCGGCTGGAAGTTCGTAGTCTGGAGCGGGAGATACCCCAGTAGGAAGGTGAGGGGCTGGGAAGCAACCGATCTACAGAAGGTATTTGAAAAGATGTGTGTGCCAAGGCGGAGTTTAAAGAATAGTTGGGCCAGAGTATCTTCTCACGTGGAGGACATGGCCTGATCACAGGCCCTCAAAATCCAGTTGGTCTACAGCCGAGGGAGAAAGCGGCATTAAAGgggtcaaaaagaaataaaaatatcagccCGAACATCCTGTAGCTGGATTTGGAGGCCTTGTCTCGACATGCTCTTGGGCCTGTACCACTTAGCTCTGGGCTTTTTCTTTTGCCACTCAGGCTCTTGCTTTGCCTCTGTTCATCCCCTCCTACTGCCCCTGTCTTAAAGATATGGCTCTAGTCTCACATGTGCCTCCCTGTGTCTTCCCACAGTCTGT
This DNA window, taken from Neofelis nebulosa isolate mNeoNeb1 chromosome 4, mNeoNeb1.pri, whole genome shotgun sequence, encodes the following:
- the PRDX2 gene encoding peroxiredoxin-2; translation: MTSGKAHVGKPAPDFHATAVVDGAFKEVKLSDYTGKYLVLFFYPLDFTFVCPTEIIAFSERAEDFRKLGCEVLGVSVDSQFTHLAWINTPRKEGGLGPLNIPLLADVTRSLSEDYGVLKEDEGIAYRGLFIIDGKGVLRQITVNDLPVGRSVDEALRLVQAFQYTDEHSEVCPAGWKPGSDTIKPNVDDSKEYFSKHN